GAGTCATTGCACCGAGTGACTGGAGGTTCTTCAGTTGTCGTCGACAAGGAAAGGAAACCTGGCTGGAGGTGAGAGAGAAGCTGGAGAGGTGCTATCGGCCATGTGGGATGTGACCATCCTGAAGATTACCACTGGGGTCGATCTCAGTAGCTTGTGACACCCGAGAGAACCTACCCCTAAGAGCCGCTGAACATGGCGACTCACCCTGGTCCACGATGTCCGCGGCAGCCGGTGGTAATCAGTGCAATCACAACTCGATGACAAAGTGTTTCCACGACATGGAGTCCCAGACCAACTCCAGCAGCCGTGGGACAGCCTGCCAGCTTCTGGGACAACTCCACGGAGTGCTGGACAGACAGCAACGCCACCTGgcagcaacaacatcaacagcatcaGGAGCAGCAGCAACGAAACATCGTCTTCATCCACCGACCCCAGCCTGGTCTCCAACTGGACCGACGCCGACCTCTGGGCCGAGAACGAGGCCATCGCCCGCAAGTTAGTCCCGGCCATGGTCTTCGTGGGGGCGCTGATGCTGGTGGGCATTGTGGGCAACTCGCTGGTGGTCTACGTGTACGCATGGCGGGTCAAGCCCACCACGCAGTACTTTCTCATCCTGTGCCTGGCGTGCTCAGACCTTCTCATCTGCCTGATCCCCATGCCAACCGAGATCGCCGACATGCGCTATCACCTCACCTTCTCCTCCCCCGaagcctgtcgtctgctccgcTTCATCAACCTCCTGAGCTTTGTCTTCTCCATCTTCATCCTCCTGGTCATCGCCGTGGACCGCTACCGCCGGGTATGCCGTCCCATCGGCCGCCAGATGACGCTGAGAGAAGCCCGCTGGGGGGCGGTCGTGTCCGCCGTGATGGCGTTGGTGATGGCCTGGCCCATGCTGGTGTTGACGGGGCTCCGAACTACGATCACGCGCTTGCCGGGGCTGTATGGTCGCGACTGTTCCTTTTCCGATGACTTCCACAACACGCCGTACCCGCTCGCGCTCAACGTCGCGTTGGGGGTGGGATTCCTGATCATGACCTTTACCCTCGCTGTCTTGTATTTCCATATTTGGTATCATGCCAGGGGCATCCGTCCTTTCGCCAGCAGAGACCACGACCACCAGATTCCTCCACGGACAGCGTCaaccgcagcagcagcaacgacaCCAGTTCCCCGACACGGAGACTGGCAGTCGCGATTCTGTCTTCACCTTGCAGAGGACCTCAAGTCTGAGCCAACTCCGACTTCAACCTCGACCTCGGAGTATGAGCGGCAGAGCGGTGGACAAGACGACCATCGTAGCCTTCACCGTGACTCTGGTCTTCGTCTTCAGTTTCCTGCCCTACCTGATCATAATGTTCCTGAGATCCTTGATGGACGACTTCGACTACAGCAGGCGCGACACGGCGGTTGTGAACGTCTACAACATCTTCCTGCGGTTCTACTTCATCAACTCCGCCGCCAACCCCATCATCTACGGCGCTCTCAGCGCGCGCTTCCGGAGCGAGTGTCGCGTGATCTTTGAGCGACTGAAATGTGTGGTCGTCAGCAGGGGACGTTCGCAGTCTACTCGAGCTCATAAGCAGAACAGATaaggggtgaaaaaaaaaggatgaaaaaaaaagggaagactgaagagaaaaggaaaaaattaagggaaaagagaggaaggaaggagagaagaaagcaaaagggaagaagaaagaaagaataacaaaaagaagaatatagaagaaagaacgaaagaaagtaTGAACgaactaaaaaaaaaggatgaaaaagatAGGGAAGATGTAatgaagaatagaaaaaaaaagaatgaaagagaggaaaaaaagcgaaaaccgaaaaaaggaagaaaaaagtttgaatgaaAGGATAGATggaaaacaggaaagaaagaaatgaaaagaaaaagaagaaaagaaagattgaaagaaataaagtatgaaagaaaatgcaagaagggaagaagaaaaaaaggaagaatgaaaaaggTAGACgtaaagagaaaatgaaaaaagaaagaatgaaactatgacaggaagaaaacaaggaatcaatggtaaaaaaaaatcaagtaacGTGCATGTGAACCACCTCGCAGTGAAAACGGACGAGGGCTGCAAAAAGAAATAGACAAAGGAAGGATAGATGGATGGGTTCAGGTTTCAAGAGGTCCCTTACGCATCTACGTGAGGTACCTCCGTGTTGGAAAGCCGAGACTGTTTGCACCTGCACAGGTGTGGTGCATCATGGCGCTCACCTGGAAGCATAGACTGCTGTGCATTACCATACTCACGGATCATAACAATCAGTACATAACTGTGTTTGTATCTCTCCCTCCCATCGCTCATACAACTGCCTAATGGTGTGTACATCACACCTTT
This window of the Pomacea canaliculata isolate SZHN2017 linkage group LG4, ASM307304v1, whole genome shotgun sequence genome carries:
- the LOC112562484 gene encoding oxytocin receptor-like: MSGSGGSHRILLLALDSSVDTWTGEDPHSVCGGGQTCVQSQLDDKVFPRHGVPDQLQQPWDSLPASGTTPRSAGQTATPPGSNNINSIRSSSNETSSSSTDPSLVSNWTDADLWAENEAIARKLVPAMVFVGALMLVGIVGNSLVVYVYAWRVKPTTQYFLILCLACSDLLICLIPMPTEIADMRYHLTFSSPEACRLLRFINLLSFVFSIFILLVIAVDRYRRVCRPIGRQMTLREARWGAVVSAVMALVMAWPMLVLTGLRTTITRLPGLYGRDCSFSDDFHNTPYPLALNVALGVGFLIMTFTLAVLYFHIWYHARGIRPFASRDHDHQIPPRTASTAAAATTPVPRHGDWQSRFCLHLAEDLKSEPTPTSTSTSEYERQSGGQDDHRSLHRDSGLRLQFPALPDHNVPEILDGRLRLQQARHGGCERLQHLPAVLLHQLRRQPHHLRRSQRALPERVSRDL